In Sphingobacterium thalpophilum, a genomic segment contains:
- a CDS encoding C40 family peptidase — protein MKYGICTLALVPLRSEQAHRSEMVSQVLFGELFEILDEQADWTSIRLLETDYLGWIQNGQFQELNDLDRQHYLSGKPTIVGREGGVLFTDTTQFQLCHGTKLYLNTGNTVNLSPLTLTYQGSINTFTKEQFETEVVQLALSYQDVPYLWGGRSQWGIDCSGFSQLIYSCFDLSLPRDAYQQAEMGQTVDFVSEIRVGDLAFFDNAEGRITHVGIMLDRDTIIHASAKVRVDRMDAEGIFNAEQNRYTHKLRIVKRYYW, from the coding sequence ATGAAATATGGTATTTGTACACTAGCTCTCGTTCCGTTACGTTCAGAACAGGCACACCGCAGTGAAATGGTTTCTCAGGTATTGTTTGGGGAACTTTTTGAGATCCTTGATGAACAGGCCGATTGGACCTCAATACGTCTATTGGAAACGGACTATTTGGGTTGGATTCAAAACGGACAGTTTCAGGAACTAAACGATTTGGATAGGCAACATTATCTGAGTGGAAAACCTACTATCGTTGGACGGGAGGGGGGAGTTCTTTTTACCGATACAACACAATTTCAGCTCTGTCATGGTACCAAGCTTTATCTAAATACAGGGAATACCGTCAATTTATCGCCATTGACATTAACGTATCAAGGTAGTATCAATACCTTTACCAAAGAGCAATTTGAAACCGAGGTGGTGCAATTGGCCTTAAGCTATCAGGACGTTCCTTATTTATGGGGTGGACGTTCACAATGGGGAATTGATTGCTCCGGTTTCTCCCAATTGATTTATAGTTGCTTTGACCTTTCCTTACCTCGCGATGCTTACCAGCAGGCGGAGATGGGGCAGACAGTGGATTTTGTTTCGGAAATACGGGTAGGGGATTTGGCTTTTTTCGATAACGCCGAAGGAAGGATTACCCATGTAGGGATTATGCTGGATCGCGATACGATTATCCACGCTTCAGCGAAAGTGCGTGTCGATCGGATGGATGCGGAGGGTATTTTTAATGCTGAACAGAACCGTTACACACACAAACTCCGGATTGTTAAACGGTATTATTGGTAA
- the metI gene encoding methionine ABC transporter permease MetI has product MSDQVFNLLLSGTLETLTMTFLSGFFGFVLGLPLGIYLFLTRKHQLLENKAMHQLVSLLVNVFRSIPFIILIVWMIPFTRNLVGTSIGMAAALVPLSIGAAPFIARLVENSLLEIPNGLIEASRAMGANAQQVIFKVLLPEALPSLVNNATITLITLVGYSAMGGAVGAGGLGQIGYQYGYVGYDTFIMNSVLILLILIVFLLQYTGDYISKKVNHR; this is encoded by the coding sequence ATGTCTGATCAGGTATTTAATCTTCTGCTATCGGGTACTTTAGAAACCCTAACCATGACTTTCTTATCAGGTTTCTTTGGTTTTGTACTGGGTCTTCCACTCGGGATTTACCTGTTCTTGACCCGCAAACATCAACTGCTTGAAAACAAAGCCATGCACCAACTTGTTTCATTGCTAGTGAATGTGTTTAGGTCTATCCCCTTTATTATACTTATCGTATGGATGATTCCGTTTACACGCAACCTTGTCGGAACATCTATTGGTATGGCCGCAGCATTGGTTCCCTTGAGTATAGGTGCAGCTCCCTTTATTGCAAGACTTGTGGAAAATAGTCTTCTAGAAATTCCAAATGGCCTGATTGAGGCCTCAAGAGCAATGGGAGCAAATGCCCAACAGGTAATTTTCAAAGTTTTACTTCCTGAGGCTCTCCCCTCGCTGGTAAACAATGCAACAATTACGTTGATCACACTTGTTGGATACTCCGCGATGGGTGGCGCTGTAGGTGCCGGTGGACTTGGACAGATTGGTTATCAGTATGGTTATGTCGGATATGATACTTTTATCATGAATTCTGTTCTAATTTTATTAATTTTAATCGTATTCCTGTTACAGTATACAGGAGACTACATCTCAAAAAAAGTAAACCATCGTTAA
- a CDS encoding nucleotide exchange factor GrpE: protein MNEQDNYYDEGQDPVETNSSEQQEQPADNIAEELSTEEKLAAELAEAKDKYIRLSAEFDNYRKRTSKERVELIQSAGKDVISKLLPTLDDFDRALTAMETATDVESVKTGMDIVNNKFRQTLSQLGLKEMDTIGQAFDPELQEAITAIPAPTAELKNKVVDVIEKGYYLGDKVIRHAKVVIGQ from the coding sequence ATGAATGAGCAAGATAATTATTACGATGAAGGTCAAGATCCAGTAGAAACAAATTCTTCTGAACAACAGGAACAGCCTGCTGATAATATAGCAGAAGAACTGTCTACTGAAGAGAAATTGGCTGCAGAATTGGCAGAGGCAAAGGATAAATACATTCGTCTTTCTGCTGAATTTGACAATTATAGAAAACGTACAAGCAAAGAACGTGTTGAATTGATTCAATCAGCAGGAAAAGATGTCATCAGTAAGCTATTACCTACACTAGATGATTTTGACAGAGCGTTAACAGCCATGGAAACAGCGACAGATGTTGAATCTGTAAAAACAGGAATGGATATTGTTAACAACAAATTCAGACAAACGTTGTCGCAATTGGGGTTAAAGGAAATGGATACCATAGGCCAAGCCTTCGATCCTGAATTACAAGAGGCTATCACAGCAATTCCTGCACCCACAGCAGAATTAAAGAATAAAGTAGTTGACGTGATCGAAAAGGGGTACTACCTAGGTGACAAAGTGATCCGTCACGCAAAGGTAGTTATAGGTCAATAA
- a CDS encoding cell division ATP-binding protein FtsE encodes MIENKVITLKNVDIFQQKHLVLSNVNLNIGKGEFIYLIGQSGSGKSSLLKIIYGDLYIGNGEGMIAGFDLKKLHENDVPYLRRKLGIVFQDFHLLSDRSIEKNLEFALKATGWKDKKMIDSRILDVLEKVGLRSKLKKMPHELSGGEQQRIVIARALLNNPEIILADEPTGNLDPATSEEIVLLLRDIANSGTAILMATHDYTIIRNMPSRIIKTTDGVLQDNVSI; translated from the coding sequence ATGATTGAAAATAAAGTCATTACATTAAAAAACGTTGATATCTTCCAACAAAAACATTTGGTATTGTCCAATGTCAATTTAAACATTGGTAAAGGAGAGTTTATTTATCTTATCGGCCAGTCCGGCAGTGGAAAAAGTAGTTTACTAAAAATCATTTACGGCGATTTATACATCGGCAATGGTGAGGGAATGATTGCGGGCTTTGATCTTAAAAAGCTGCACGAAAATGATGTTCCCTACCTGCGTAGAAAATTGGGTATTGTATTCCAGGACTTCCATCTTTTATCCGATAGAAGCATCGAGAAAAACCTCGAATTTGCACTGAAAGCAACAGGCTGGAAAGATAAGAAAATGATCGATAGCCGGATATTGGATGTATTGGAAAAAGTTGGGCTTCGTTCCAAACTTAAGAAAATGCCACATGAGCTTTCTGGTGGTGAGCAACAACGCATTGTAATTGCCCGCGCATTACTAAATAATCCTGAAATTATTCTGGCAGATGAGCCGACCGGTAACTTAGATCCTGCGACATCAGAAGAAATCGTCTTATTATTGCGTGACATTGCCAATTCGGGAACGGCTATTTTAATGGCAACACACGATTATACCATTATCCGTAATATGCCATCCCGCATCATCAAAACTACTGATGGGGTATTACAGGACAATGTCAGTATCTAG
- the dnaJ gene encoding molecular chaperone DnaJ, protein MSKRDYYDILGVSRSADEKEIKSAYRKLAIKYHPDKNPGDHEAEEQFKEAAEAYDILSNPQKRQRYDQFGHAGNSASGGFGGGGGMNMEDIFSQFGDIFGGGHPFESFFGGGGGQRGGRRVARGSNLRIKVKLTLEEIAKGVEKKVKVNKQVVCHSCDGSGAKDKSSFHTCKTCGGSGSVRRVTNTILGQMQTTSTCPTCNGEGVEITAKCTTCRGEGLERGEETIAINIPAGVSEGMQLSMSGKGNAAPRGGVPGDLIILIEEVPHESLKRDGLNVIYDLYINFVDATLGTSVEVPTIDGKAKIKIEPGSQGGKILRLKGKGIPEVNSYHKGDQLVYVNIWTPKAVSNEEKELLNKLKESPNFKPQPGKSEKSFFERIKEYFD, encoded by the coding sequence ATGTCAAAAAGAGATTATTACGATATACTTGGTGTCTCGCGATCAGCGGACGAGAAGGAGATTAAATCAGCATATCGCAAATTAGCGATAAAATACCATCCGGATAAAAATCCTGGTGATCATGAAGCTGAAGAACAGTTTAAGGAAGCTGCTGAGGCATACGATATCTTGAGCAATCCACAAAAACGTCAACGTTATGACCAATTTGGCCATGCCGGTAATTCTGCAAGTGGTGGTTTTGGCGGTGGCGGCGGTATGAATATGGAAGACATATTCAGCCAATTTGGTGATATCTTTGGTGGAGGACATCCGTTTGAAAGTTTCTTTGGCGGTGGCGGTGGCCAACGTGGCGGCCGTCGGGTAGCTCGTGGAAGCAATTTACGCATAAAAGTTAAATTAACACTCGAAGAAATTGCCAAAGGCGTCGAGAAAAAGGTAAAGGTCAACAAACAAGTGGTCTGTCATTCTTGTGACGGATCTGGTGCTAAAGATAAATCTTCGTTCCATACCTGTAAAACCTGTGGCGGATCAGGATCAGTTCGAAGAGTAACAAATACCATCTTAGGACAAATGCAAACAACAAGCACTTGCCCTACGTGTAATGGTGAAGGTGTTGAAATCACAGCAAAATGTACAACTTGTAGAGGTGAAGGACTCGAACGCGGTGAGGAAACAATTGCGATCAATATTCCTGCGGGTGTAAGTGAAGGCATGCAACTTTCCATGAGTGGAAAAGGAAATGCTGCTCCGCGTGGCGGCGTCCCAGGTGATTTAATTATCCTGATCGAAGAAGTACCACACGAAAGTCTAAAACGCGACGGACTAAATGTAATCTATGATCTATACATTAATTTCGTAGATGCGACCTTAGGCACTAGCGTGGAAGTTCCTACAATAGATGGAAAAGCGAAGATCAAAATTGAGCCCGGTTCACAAGGCGGTAAAATTTTACGGTTAAAAGGAAAAGGTATTCCCGAAGTCAACTCTTATCACAAAGGGGACCAACTTGTATACGTTAATATCTGGACACCAAAAGCTGTGTCTAACGAAGAAAAAGAATTATTGAACAAACTGAAAGAATCACCAAACTTTAAACCTCAACCAGGTAAAAGTGAAAAATCATTCTTCGAGCGAATCAAAGAATATTTCGATTAA
- a CDS encoding IS5 family transposase, with protein MLGKNPEKKPELFRPMLVDFIDHEHELVLLSEKIDWNYFEKEFSPLYSKVGNPSHPIRFMVGCLLLKHLYNLGDETLEKAWIMNPYMQHFCGRVFFEHEFPCDPSNFVHFRKRIGEKGIEKIFAYSVRMHDAKTNTSNFVLSDTTVQENNTSFPTDAKLCKKVIDYCNKIAGNEGIKQRQRYTKVSKQMVRNTYNGKHPKRAKAARKSQRQLKTIAMRLIRELQRNFNAEQQEFYKDLMTLYTKVVTQKRNDADKIYSIHKPFTRCIAKGKAHSQYEFGNKVGLITTANKGKKIILGIKAFLQTPYDGHTIEPLLEQMETGGQKLPKELLYDRGGRGKSEIKGVKISIPSTPRKKDTAYQKQTKRKKFRTRAAIEPIIGHLKTDFRLAKNYFMGETGPQINALLAATAWNMKKMMELLKQKIIFLFYKIQIMLFSNPVFKNKLNSGFC; from the coding sequence ATGTTGGGGAAAAATCCAGAAAAGAAGCCAGAATTATTTCGCCCAATGTTGGTGGATTTTATTGACCACGAGCATGAACTTGTTCTACTTTCAGAAAAAATAGATTGGAATTATTTTGAGAAAGAATTTTCGCCCTTGTATTCCAAAGTGGGCAATCCGAGCCATCCGATTCGGTTTATGGTGGGTTGTTTGCTACTGAAACATTTGTATAATTTGGGCGATGAGACGTTGGAAAAAGCCTGGATCATGAATCCTTATATGCAGCATTTTTGTGGCAGGGTTTTCTTTGAACACGAATTTCCTTGTGACCCGAGTAATTTTGTTCATTTCCGAAAAAGAATTGGCGAAAAAGGTATCGAAAAAATCTTTGCCTACAGCGTAAGAATGCACGATGCCAAGACGAACACCTCAAATTTTGTTTTGTCCGATACTACCGTTCAGGAGAATAATACCTCTTTTCCTACCGATGCAAAATTGTGCAAAAAAGTGATTGATTATTGCAACAAAATAGCCGGAAATGAAGGCATAAAACAAAGACAACGCTACACAAAAGTCAGCAAACAAATGGTGCGCAACACCTACAACGGAAAACATCCCAAGCGGGCAAAAGCGGCAAGGAAATCTCAAAGACAGCTCAAAACCATCGCCATGAGACTGATTCGTGAATTGCAACGGAATTTTAATGCAGAACAGCAAGAATTTTATAAAGATTTAATGACATTGTACACCAAGGTTGTCACACAAAAAAGAAACGATGCCGATAAAATTTACAGCATTCACAAGCCTTTTACCCGATGTATTGCCAAAGGAAAAGCGCATAGCCAGTATGAATTTGGGAATAAGGTAGGTTTGATAACCACCGCCAACAAAGGCAAGAAAATCATTCTCGGGATTAAAGCATTTTTGCAAACTCCTTACGATGGTCACACCATAGAACCACTTTTGGAACAGATGGAAACCGGTGGTCAAAAGCTCCCAAAAGAACTCCTTTACGATAGAGGTGGCAGAGGAAAATCAGAAATAAAGGGCGTGAAAATCTCCATCCCAAGCACTCCAAGAAAAAAAGACACTGCTTATCAAAAGCAGACAAAGCGCAAAAAATTTAGAACCAGAGCGGCAATAGAACCTATCATCGGACATTTAAAAACCGATTTTAGGCTGGCAAAAAATTACTTCATGGGAGAAACGGGACCACAAATCAATGCATTACTAGCTGCAACCGCTTGGAACATGAAGAAAATGATGGAACTACTGAAACAGAAAATTATTTTCTTATTTTATAAGATACAAATTATGCTGTTTTCTAATCCTGTTTTTAAAAATAAATTAAATAGTGGGTTTTGTTAA
- the metQ gene encoding methionine ABC transporter substrate-binding lipoprotein MetQ, producing the protein MKKLNYAFAILAFSLVSIVACNNSEKKENTLKVGVVSGPEKELAETAKKVAKEKFNLDVELVAFNDYVVPNEALNQGDIDVNVFQHQPYLQEQSKQRGFTKLTIVGNTFVFPIVAYSKKIKSITELQPGASIAIPNDPTNGGRSLLLLQREGIIGLKENVGIQPKVTDIVSNPKQVKIIEMEAPQLPRVLDDPQVTIAIINNSFAAQAGLDPEKQGLFTEDKESPYVNLIVARSDNKNDEKVQQFIQAYQSPEVEATAKKVFKNGAIKGW; encoded by the coding sequence ATGAAAAAATTGAACTATGCATTTGCAATCTTAGCCTTCAGTCTCGTATCGATTGTGGCATGCAACAACAGCGAAAAGAAAGAGAATACCCTTAAAGTCGGTGTGGTATCCGGACCAGAAAAGGAGCTTGCAGAAACGGCTAAGAAGGTTGCAAAAGAAAAGTTCAATCTTGATGTGGAGTTGGTAGCTTTCAACGACTATGTTGTGCCCAATGAAGCCCTAAATCAAGGAGATATCGATGTAAATGTATTTCAGCATCAGCCTTATTTACAGGAACAATCCAAACAACGCGGTTTTACAAAGTTAACCATCGTCGGAAACACATTTGTATTTCCGATCGTTGCCTATTCTAAAAAAATAAAAAGCATCACCGAGTTACAGCCTGGCGCCAGTATTGCCATCCCCAATGATCCTACCAATGGTGGCCGTTCACTTTTACTTCTCCAACGCGAGGGCATTATCGGCCTAAAAGAAAATGTAGGCATACAGCCTAAAGTAACAGATATAGTAAGCAACCCTAAGCAGGTTAAAATCATTGAGATGGAGGCACCACAGTTGCCGCGCGTTCTGGATGATCCTCAGGTTACAATTGCCATCATCAACAATAGTTTCGCCGCTCAGGCTGGGTTGGATCCCGAAAAACAAGGCTTATTCACAGAAGACAAAGAATCACCTTACGTTAATCTGATTGTTGCCCGTTCGGATAATAAAAACGATGAAAAGGTGCAGCAGTTTATTCAAGCGTATCAGTCACCTGAAGTGGAAGCTACCGCAAAAAAAGTCTTCAAGAATGGCGCCATTAAAGGCTGGTAA
- a CDS encoding universal stress protein, with translation MDNTNSKFKRILVAVDDEPCSEKAILYAKEMAAVFGASIALVTVVPPTSPANFGADPLLGQQPIIVPEVSEMEQDNAQKYLEKISREFTGAGEVYLFNRIGSIKEEILAASHEWSADLIIMGTNGRTGFDHFISGSVSESVIRKSTCPVLVIPSKCD, from the coding sequence ATGGACAATACAAACTCAAAATTCAAAAGGATACTCGTCGCTGTCGACGACGAACCATGCTCAGAGAAGGCGATACTATATGCCAAAGAAATGGCCGCAGTATTTGGAGCCTCTATAGCGCTTGTCACTGTTGTTCCCCCTACTTCTCCGGCCAACTTTGGCGCGGATCCACTATTAGGTCAGCAACCTATCATTGTTCCGGAAGTATCGGAAATGGAACAGGATAATGCACAAAAATACCTTGAGAAAATAAGCCGCGAGTTTACAGGTGCAGGCGAAGTATATCTTTTTAATCGAATTGGATCCATTAAAGAAGAAATTCTGGCGGCATCCCATGAGTGGTCCGCCGATCTTATTATTATGGGGACCAATGGACGGACTGGCTTTGATCATTTCATTTCTGGTTCCGTATCCGAGTCAGTCATTCGCAAATCAACTTGCCCTGTGCTCGTTATTCCCAGTAAATGTGACTGA
- a CDS encoding fructose-6-phosphate aldolase encodes MYIIKVKGVAKIPDYVQLRDDAFTLLAYFRVDRPDKSLDKIGLGEKAEYIMQLVKEMPFGQIKKLEF; translated from the coding sequence ATGTATATCATTAAAGTAAAAGGTGTCGCCAAAATCCCTGATTATGTTCAATTAAGAGATGATGCCTTCACCTTGCTGGCATATTTTAGAGTCGACCGCCCAGATAAATCACTTGATAAGATTGGATTAGGAGAAAAGGCAGAATATATCATGCAACTGGTTAAAGAAATGCCTTTTGGGCAAATTAAAAAATTAGAATTTTAG
- a CDS encoding acyl-CoA reductase: MTKQQRINAFVKLGERLQERPDDLIQIIQFAQHKNPWYTPQNVERAIQAIAANLTIEKLNHWLAPYPDLNSTKIVGLILAGNIPLVGFHDMLSVLISGFRAKIKVSSDDAGLTSYVLRLLKQIAPSFTDAFEIVDKLKDFDLVIATGSNNSSRYFDYYFGTKPHIIRRNRNSVAIIGGKESPDQLESLGHDIFDYFGLGCRSVSKLFIPKDYPIANFFEGIAAFNNVTEHFKYNNNYDYNKSIYLINGDKHFDNGFLLLKEDERTASPLAVVYYETYETLAEVENKLQLAQENIQCVVSEIALNVPSPVFRFGESQCPALDDFADGVNTLDFLFANQ, from the coding sequence TTGACAAAGCAACAACGAATAAATGCATTTGTAAAATTAGGCGAGCGGCTGCAAGAGCGACCTGATGATTTGATTCAAATCATTCAATTCGCCCAACATAAAAACCCCTGGTATACGCCTCAAAATGTTGAACGTGCCATTCAAGCCATTGCTGCCAATCTGACAATAGAAAAGCTGAATCACTGGTTGGCTCCTTATCCAGATCTAAATTCAACGAAAATTGTAGGATTAATTCTGGCCGGCAATATCCCCTTGGTTGGCTTCCATGATATGCTATCGGTACTGATCAGTGGCTTTAGAGCCAAAATCAAAGTCTCATCGGACGACGCAGGATTGACAAGTTATGTGCTCCGCCTCCTTAAACAAATTGCCCCGTCCTTTACCGATGCCTTTGAAATTGTTGACAAACTAAAAGATTTCGATCTGGTTATAGCAACAGGTTCCAACAATAGCTCGCGTTATTTTGACTATTATTTTGGAACCAAACCACATATTATTCGTCGCAATAGAAATAGTGTTGCCATCATCGGTGGAAAAGAATCTCCTGACCAGCTTGAATCACTGGGACATGACATCTTTGATTATTTTGGGTTAGGCTGTCGCTCTGTATCAAAGTTATTCATTCCAAAAGATTATCCAATAGCAAACTTCTTCGAAGGTATCGCTGCGTTTAACAACGTGACGGAACATTTTAAATATAATAACAATTACGACTACAACAAATCCATCTATCTGATCAACGGTGACAAGCATTTTGATAATGGATTTTTATTGCTAAAGGAGGATGAGCGCACAGCTTCTCCCCTTGCTGTAGTTTATTATGAAACATACGAAACACTGGCTGAAGTTGAAAATAAACTCCAATTAGCGCAAGAAAATATCCAATGTGTTGTATCAGAAATAGCTTTAAATGTGCCCTCGCCAGTATTTCGTTTTGGAGAGAGCCAATGCCCTGCTTTGGATGATTTTGCTGACGGCGTGAATACATTGGATTTTTTATTCGCAAACCAATAA
- a CDS encoding outer membrane beta-barrel protein produces MKKVLLTLTAIAGLTIAAQAQTEQGKIMVGGQLGFETSKVKDTDHKNNSFSINPTVGYFVSDNLAIGTGIGYNWGKTETSKDNSVKNDAFQVSPFARKYSANGPVRFFAQLSVPMAWGTTTTEVINVETKNKFESYGVELAPGLAYFPTSKIGIELKVRGLYYNYNKDKTNDVAVNTFGLNVNSLAPTLGVQFHF; encoded by the coding sequence ATGAAAAAAGTTTTACTAACATTGACTGCCATTGCAGGTTTAACAATAGCAGCACAAGCGCAAACTGAACAAGGAAAAATTATGGTTGGTGGTCAACTTGGCTTCGAAACATCGAAAGTGAAAGATACTGATCATAAAAATAATTCATTCTCAATCAACCCAACAGTTGGTTACTTTGTAAGCGACAACTTGGCAATTGGTACTGGAATTGGTTACAACTGGGGAAAAACTGAAACAAGTAAAGATAATAGCGTTAAAAACGATGCTTTTCAGGTATCACCTTTCGCTAGAAAGTATTCTGCAAATGGCCCTGTAAGATTCTTTGCTCAATTGTCAGTTCCAATGGCGTGGGGTACAACCACAACTGAAGTAATTAACGTAGAGACAAAAAATAAATTCGAATCATATGGTGTGGAACTAGCTCCAGGTTTAGCTTACTTCCCGACAAGCAAAATCGGTATCGAACTAAAAGTCAGAGGTTTATATTACAACTACAATAAAGATAAAACGAATGACGTTGCAGTAAATACATTTGGTCTGAACGTTAACTCATTAGCGCCAACTTTAGGTGTACAATTCCACTTCTAG
- a CDS encoding cation:dicarboxylate symporter family transporter, whose translation MLKTKIGLITLITVTLACIIAVLYEFDVVGFSHEFLMAVRWIVATVLVVNALFKKNLTTWILTCMIMGIFVGLDFPNLAISLQPLSKGFIKLVKTIVGPILFATLVYGIAGHSDLKQVGRMAWKSMLYFFCATTCAIFIGLGAINLTRAGVGVDVAHMPHEELPAPKESMDEHILKTLPDHVHPVYKFTSFIRDLFPENIVKSVADNQVLQIVVFSILFGIGLAMVDEKKRKPLVDFTESMSETMFKFTNMIMYFAPIGVGAAMAYTVGHLGVDILKNLFMLLATLYFALVCFLCLVLLPVALYLNIPVKRFINAIKEPVSIAFATTSSDAALPKAMSAMEKFGVPRKIVSFVIPTGYSFNLDGTSLYLSLAAIFVAQAAGIHLSFGHQLMIAFTLMITSKGVAAVPRASLIILIATADQFGLPTFVIAAILGIDELMDMARTSVNVIGNCLATIVVAKWEGEFDEEAPYREDTEQAI comes from the coding sequence ATGTTAAAAACCAAAATAGGGTTGATAACCCTAATCACAGTTACATTAGCTTGTATCATTGCTGTATTATACGAATTTGATGTTGTAGGCTTTTCGCATGAATTTCTAATGGCTGTCCGTTGGATAGTTGCTACCGTTTTGGTTGTAAATGCGCTCTTTAAGAAAAATTTGACCACTTGGATTTTGACCTGTATGATTATGGGGATATTTGTCGGGTTGGATTTTCCAAATCTAGCGATTTCCCTGCAACCTTTGAGTAAAGGTTTTATCAAGTTAGTCAAGACGATTGTGGGACCGATTCTCTTTGCTACGCTTGTATATGGAATTGCAGGGCATTCTGATTTGAAACAGGTGGGACGTATGGCATGGAAATCGATGCTTTATTTCTTTTGCGCAACGACATGTGCTATTTTTATTGGTTTAGGTGCTATAAACCTGACTCGAGCAGGAGTGGGCGTTGATGTTGCACATATGCCACATGAAGAACTCCCTGCGCCGAAGGAAAGTATGGATGAGCATATCCTTAAAACCCTTCCGGACCATGTGCATCCTGTATACAAGTTCACTTCTTTTATACGCGACTTGTTTCCTGAAAATATTGTCAAATCTGTAGCGGATAACCAAGTTTTACAGATTGTTGTATTTTCAATTTTGTTCGGGATTGGATTGGCAATGGTCGATGAGAAAAAGCGTAAACCCTTGGTTGATTTTACCGAAAGTATGTCTGAAACGATGTTTAAGTTTACGAACATGATTATGTACTTTGCGCCTATCGGGGTTGGTGCTGCCATGGCTTACACTGTGGGGCATCTCGGTGTCGATATCCTTAAGAATCTTTTCATGCTTTTAGCGACGCTGTATTTTGCTTTAGTATGCTTTTTATGCTTGGTATTGCTTCCTGTAGCTTTGTATTTAAATATACCTGTTAAACGTTTTATAAATGCGATTAAGGAACCTGTTTCCATTGCATTTGCCACTACAAGTTCAGATGCGGCATTACCGAAAGCAATGAGCGCAATGGAGAAATTTGGTGTGCCACGTAAGATTGTTTCGTTTGTCATTCCGACAGGATATAGTTTTAATTTGGATGGTACTTCACTCTATTTATCATTGGCTGCCATCTTTGTCGCTCAGGCGGCTGGTATCCATTTGTCGTTTGGACATCAATTGATGATTGCATTTACATTGATGATCACCTCCAAAGGTGTTGCTGCTGTCCCAAGGGCTTCATTAATTATTTTGATTGCGACAGCGGATCAGTTTGGTTTACCAACATTTGTCATTGCTGCAATTTTAGGTATCGATGAACTCATGGATATGGCGCGTACCTCTGTCAATGTGATCGGAAATTGTTTGGCAACCATTGTTGTTGCTAAATGGGAGGGTGAGTTTGATGAAGAAGCGCCTTATCGCGAAGATACTGAACAGGCGATCTAA
- a CDS encoding 4Fe-4S dicluster domain-containing protein, with translation MAIKITDECINCGACEPECPNNAIYDAGVTWKFSDGTALDGVIDFGDGVTLDANESQEAISNEVYYIVSDKCTECVGFHDEPQCAAVCPVDCCVDDEDVRESNDELLAKKAWLHAE, from the coding sequence ATGGCGATTAAAATTACAGACGAATGCATTAACTGTGGTGCTTGCGAACCGGAATGCCCAAATAATGCAATATACGATGCTGGTGTAACTTGGAAATTCTCAGATGGGACGGCTTTGGATGGGGTTATTGATTTTGGCGATGGTGTTACACTGGATGCCAACGAGTCTCAAGAAGCGATCTCTAATGAAGTCTATTATATTGTTTCAGATAAATGTACGGAATGTGTAGGTTTCCACGATGAGCCTCAATGTGCAGCGGTTTGCCCTGTAGATTGTTGTGTGGATGACGAAGATGTACGTGAATCGAACGATGAGCTATTAGCGAAAAAAGCTTGGTTACACGCGGAATAA
- a CDS encoding YchJ family metal-binding protein has product MAPLKAGKIFKIQVIASDQLCPCGSGNTFGECCQQIHRFHAKATTAEALMRARYSAFVTQQIDFLYDTFHPSTRRFQNKQAIGQWARDNKWMQLAILKSTLHTVEFEAHYLDPQMEVHIHHEKSAFKKQGDLWYYVDGR; this is encoded by the coding sequence ATGGCGCCATTAAAGGCTGGTAAAATTTTTAAAATACAAGTGATAGCATCAGATCAATTATGCCCCTGTGGCTCTGGCAATACCTTTGGAGAATGCTGCCAACAAATTCATCGTTTCCATGCCAAAGCAACCACAGCAGAGGCATTGATGCGTGCACGTTATAGTGCTTTTGTGACACAACAGATCGATTTCCTATACGATACATTTCACCCCTCGACACGACGGTTCCAAAATAAACAGGCCATTGGGCAATGGGCGCGGGACAATAAATGGATGCAACTCGCGATCCTGAAATCTACACTCCATACGGTCGAGTTTGAAGCACATTATCTGGATCCACAGATGGAAGTTCATATTCACCATGAAAAGTCTGCCTTCAAAAAACAAGGTGATTTATGGTACTACGTTGACGGGCGCTGA